The Lacrimispora xylanolytica genome has a segment encoding these proteins:
- a CDS encoding NYN domain-containing protein, with protein MSSEYLLVDGYNIIFAWPELKELTKTNMDSARTKLQDILCNYQGFKKCNVILVFDGYKVKGNPGTIIEYHNIHVIFTKEAETADQYIEKVSQQIGRQYQVRVATSDKMEQIIILGTGCTRLSARDLKKEIEETNLEIKKEHLERIPSKKNRLFDNVDPELFEYLEKIRLNKKD; from the coding sequence ATGAGTTCCGAATATTTACTGGTAGATGGCTACAATATTATATTTGCATGGCCTGAATTAAAGGAGCTTACAAAAACCAATATGGACTCGGCCAGAACCAAGCTCCAGGACATTCTCTGCAATTATCAGGGCTTTAAAAAATGCAATGTCATCCTGGTCTTTGACGGCTACAAGGTCAAAGGAAATCCAGGAACGATTATAGAATATCATAACATTCACGTCATTTTTACAAAAGAGGCAGAAACAGCAGACCAATACATCGAAAAGGTGAGCCAGCAGATTGGAAGGCAGTACCAGGTGAGAGTCGCTACCTCTGATAAGATGGAGCAGATCATCATTCTTGGAACAGGCTGTACCAGGCTTTCGGCAAGGGATTTAAAAAAAGAGATTGAGGAAACCAATTTAGAAATAAAAAAAGAGCACTTAGAGCGGATTCCATCAAAGAAAAACCGATTGTTTGACAATGTTGACCCTGAGCTGTTTGAGTATCTGGAAAAAATTCGGCTGAATAAGAAAGATTAG
- a CDS encoding manganese efflux pump MntP family protein codes for MSLFELFLISIGVSMDAFAVAICKGLSLPKMSWKHALVVGLYFGGFQSIMPFLGFLLGSQFKDAIVSFDHWVAFILLGCIGLNMIKESFSHELDDCEDPSLHPGQMLLLALATSIDALALGVTFAFLQVKIVPAVSFIGFTAFFFSVLGVKVGNMFGAKYKSKAEFAGGLILIFMGGEILIDQLFGI; via the coding sequence ATGTCATTGTTTGAATTATTCCTGATTTCCATAGGAGTTTCTATGGATGCCTTTGCCGTCGCGATCTGCAAAGGCTTAAGTCTCCCCAAAATGAGCTGGAAACACGCCCTGGTCGTAGGGCTTTACTTTGGAGGTTTTCAGTCCATCATGCCGTTTCTCGGCTTTCTTTTAGGATCCCAGTTTAAAGACGCCATTGTATCCTTTGACCATTGGGTCGCATTTATTCTCCTTGGCTGCATTGGCCTTAATATGATAAAAGAATCTTTCTCCCATGAACTGGATGACTGCGAAGATCCTTCCCTTCACCCAGGACAGATGCTCCTTCTGGCTCTTGCTACCAGTATCGATGCTCTTGCCCTGGGCGTAACCTTTGCTTTCTTACAGGTAAAGATTGTGCCGGCGGTTTCCTTTATCGGCTTTACTGCCTTTTTTTTCTCTGTCCTTGGAGTAAAAGTGGGGAATATGTTCGGAGCCAAATATAAATCAAAGGCAGAATTTGCCGGTGGACTCATTCTAATATTCATGGGCGGTGAAATCCTCATCGACCAGCTGTTTGGTATCTGA